AGGCCACTCCCGATTTATGGGATCTGGAGCAGAGACTTTGAAGAGGCCATAAAATTCATATTCTGCTAGGAAATGACAACAGCTGAGGTCCTGACTTAGCAAACCAAATTCTACAATTATTACGTTTTTTTTACAAGTAAGGAATTCCGGATGGGTAGCAAAAATTGCATTCTAATGAGATTAGCTTTCCAGAATGGGAATAGGCTTTCCCGAGACTAACATGCCAACACCCCACGGAGAGTGTATATAAACGCCCAGAGAGGCCTCGAGAGTCCAGAACCAGCGCTCCTTGCTCAGCCGAGACCTCTCTCTGTGAGCATCATGGCCACCCAGATCTGCTCCCCGATCTTCTCCTCTGGCTCTGTCAGGGGCCTCTGTGGCACAGCAGGCGGCATCTCTCGGGTGTCCTCTGTCCACTCTGTGGGCTCCTGCAGGGTCCCCAGTCTTGCTGGGGCTGCGAGGTCGGCCTCCTCCGTCAGGCTGGGCCTCTCCGGTCTCGGGAGCTGCTTGCCCGGCTCCTACCTGTCCACTGGGTGCTACCCCTCTGGCTTTGCTGGGAGTGGCACCTGGTTCTGCGAGGGGTCCTTCAATGGCAACGAGAAGGAGACCATGCAGTTCCTGAACGACCGCCTGGCCAACTACCTGGAAAAGGTGCGCCAGCTGGAGCGGGAGAACGCGGAGCTGGAGAGCCGCATCCGGGAGTGGTACGAGTCTCAGATCCCGTACATCTGCCCAGACTACCAGTCCTACTTCAAGACCATCGAGGATCTCCAGCAGAAGGTAACGGATGACCTGGCCCTCTCCAGCTGGGCAGCCCAACCTCTGGAAGGGCTCTGCCTTATCCCAAGAGACTACAGATGGGACTGTAGCTCTTACGGAATTATCCTATTAGGGCAAGCTTTTCTCTCCAGGGTCTTGGTTTCCTGGGGGACCCAGGCCTCTCTGCTCATCTCTCAACATGCTTGTAACATGTTGTCAGccattcctcccctccccttgctgTCTCAGCTGTAGGAAGGGCAGTAGCATGTACCAAGCCCCTACTGGacacaggcactgtgctggatgctCTTCTGTCTGTTGGCTTGTTTATTTCTCATCTGGGAGAGACTTGGGTATTACTGGACCCATTTAACACATGTAGAAGTTGAATTCTAGGGAAGTTCAGCAACTTGCCCATGATTACACAGCCTGTGAGTATTGGATGCCGAGCCTGAACCACGTCGGCCTGGGTCTCTCCACTCACCCTGCTGTAGCCCTCTGTGCCACTCTGGGGACTGCAGATGCCAGACTGTCGGTCTCTGGCATCCTCGTGATGCCTCTCCCAGGGTCAGTGCTCCCTCTGCACCTGGactcagggctcagggctggaAATGCTGAAGGTGCTGGTGGTACTCACAAGCATGGCCTCTGTGAGCTGGGCTGTGTCCTTCCACCCAGCCCCTCAATGCTAGGCCTTCCCCAGCTCATGGGACATCCCTTGCTCCCCAGATCCTGCTGACCAAGGCTGAGAACGCCAGGCTGGTCCTGCAAATTGACAACGCCAAGCTGGCTGCTGACGACTTCCGGACCAAGTGAGTGGGCCTGACCAGGGAAGGTTTCTGTGCGGCTCCCTTGCCTCTGTCCCCTGCCTTTGGGAGCCGGTGAGACGGGATTGAGGCCAGATGGAGCTGTAGGTGGGAAATGCGGCATTGGTTCCAGAACCCTTCCTGGTCGAGGGAAAGGACCACTATGCTGCTGACTCCAAATTAACCACTGCAGCTGAACAGCAGGGCAGGGGTCCGCCTGTGGTGGTCCTTTGCCACAGACTCAGCAGGGTTCTGTGTGTGCAGGTACGAGACGGAGCTGGGCCTGCGGCAGCTGGTGGAAGCCGACACCAACGGCCTGCGCAGGATCCTGGATGAGCTGACCCTGTGCAAGGCCGACCTGGAGATGCAGGTGGAGTCCCTGAAGGAGGAGTTGGTGTGTCTCAAGAAGAACCACGAGGAGGTGAGGCTGGTGCTGGGTGACCTCTCAGTTTCCCCTCCAGTGAGGAGCCCCTGCTGACCCTTAGGCATAACAGCTGTGACAGCCACCTCCACAGTGACcccagctgacatttattgactgcttactgtgtgccaggaactataTGAAGCTCTTTGCATTTCAttatcatttcatcttcacagtaATCCCAGGAGGAATATACTATTAcaagctccattttacagattagaaaactgaggcacagagaggttaagtcacttgcctaaggtcacacagatcCCACACTCCTGCCCATGACACTAAATCTCCATTTGGACTCTAGTGCCTGATAAACAACAATTCTATTTGCCTGGTGTTTGCATTGTCACTCTTTACTCTCTCAAATCCCTGAAGAGGGGGTACAGGTCCATGAGGAGGCtggggctcagaaaggttaagcatCCTGTCTAATTTCACACAGCTGGCCACCGAGGGAGGCGGGTTCAAACCCAGCTCACTTAACCCCAATCCAGTATCTTTTCCACAATCTTATGCCAATTCACCTCCTCTGCAGGAAGTCAATACGCTCCGTTGCCAACTTGGGGACCGACTGAATGTGGAGGTGGATGCGGCCCCCACAGTGGATCTCACCAAGATTCTGGATGACATGAGGTGCCAATACGAGGCCCTGGTGGAGAATAACCGTAGAGACGTGGAGTCCTG
The sequence above is drawn from the Equus przewalskii isolate Varuska chromosome 10, EquPr2, whole genome shotgun sequence genome and encodes:
- the KRT36 gene encoding keratin, type I cuticular Ha6, whose protein sequence is MATQICSPIFSSGSVRGLCGTAGGISRVSSVHSVGSCRVPSLAGAARSASSVRLGLSGLGSCLPGSYLSTGCYPSGFAGSGTWFCEGSFNGNEKETMQFLNDRLANYLEKVRQLERENAELESRIREWYESQIPYICPDYQSYFKTIEDLQQKILLTKAENARLVLQIDNAKLAADDFRTKYETELGLRQLVEADTNGLRRILDELTLCKADLEMQVESLKEELVCLKKNHEEEVNTLRCQLGDRLNVEVDAAPTVDLTKILDDMRCQYEALVENNRRDVESWFNTQTEELNQQVVSSSEQLQCCQTEIIELRRTVNALEIELQAQHSMRNSLESTLAETEARYSSQLAQMQGLISNVEAQLAEIRCDLERQNHEYQVLLDVKARLESEIATYRRLLESEDCKLPAHPCATECKPAVRVPYISTGPCAPGSQVSAQIRTITEEIRDGKIISSREHMQPCPL